The DNA segment GCATGCATCGCAGCGTACCTACTGGGGGGTATCGGGCCCAGACCGAGTTAGGGATCCGGTAAGAGAAGACGACGTGAGCCTGAACACGCGTGACCGCGCGCACCGTGTCCAGGTCGCGTACGACCGCCCCCGCGCGCGGGGGGACGGAGGCCGGGACGCGGCGGCCGCGTCCCGTGCCCGCAGGGCTACCCTTCTGGGGTGAGCAGCGAGCAGAACCCCGCCCCGGACACCGCCGACGCCGGAGCCGACGTCGTCGCGGACGGACCGCGCCCGAGCCGGCTGACCTGGGCGGCCGCCCTGGCCGCGCTGGAGGGGGCCGCCCTCGTGGCCGCGGGCGTCTGGGTCCTCGTACTCGGGCTCACCGGCGACCCGGACAACCGGCAGCAGGCCGTGACCGGCGGGATCACACTGCTCGTGCTCGCGCTGCTGCCGCTGCTCGCCGCGCGCGGACTGCTGCTCAGGCGCGGCTGGAGCCGGGGCCCCGCCGTCATCACGCAGATCATGGCCCTCCCGGTGGCCTACAACCTGCTCAAGGTCGACAGCATGGCCGTCGGCGCCGGCATCGCGCTCGCCGCGGTGGCCGTCGCGTCGCTGGTCCTGCTGGTGAACCGGTCCACGACCCAGGCCCTCGGGATCAAGGGACCGGGCCGGGCCGAGTAGGACGCCAGGAGCATCCAGGGGCACCTGGGAGCACCCGGGGGAGTACCCAGGAGCACTCGGGAGAGTGCCCAGGAGTACCGCCGCTGTGCTCCTGCCGCTCCTACTCCTCCACCAGGAGCTTCTCCCGCAGCTGGGCCAGGGTCCGGGCCAGCAGCCGGGAGACGTGCATCTGGGAGATGCCGACCTCCTGCGCGATCTGCGACTGGGTCATGTTCCCGAAGAACCGCAGCAGCAGGATTCTCTTCTCGCGCGGCGGCAGGTCCTCCAGCAGCGGCTTGAGGGACTCGCGGTACTCCACGCCCTCCAGTGCCTCGTCCTCGGCGCCGAGGGTGTCGGCGACCGCCGGGGACTCGTCGTCGGTGTCGGGGACGTCCAGGGACAGCGTGGAGTAGGCGTTCGCAGACTCCAGGCCCTCCAGGACCTCCTCCTCGGAGATGGCGAGCTTCTCCGCCAGCTCGTGCACCGTCGGGGAGCGGCCGTGCTGCTGCGACAGCTCGGCCGTCGCGGTCGTCAGCGCGAGGCGCAGCTCCTGGAGCCGGCGCGGTACGCGGACCGCCCAGCCCTTGTCGCGGAAGTGCCGCTTGATCTCGCCGACGACGGTCGGGGTGGCGTACGTGGAGAACTCCACACCGCGCTCCGGGTCGAACCGGTCCACGGACTTGATCAGGCCGATCGTGGCGACCTGGGTGAGGTCGTCCAGCGGCTCACCGCGGTTGCGGAAGCGGCGCGCGAGGTGCTCGACGAGCGGCAGGTGTATCCGGACCAGCCGGTTGCGCAGCTCCGCGTACTGCGGGCTGCCCTCCTGCAGCTTGCGCAGCTCGACGAACATCGCACGCGCCCCACTGCGGTCGTGGGGGTCGTGCTGTGCGGCCCGCACGGCCCGCGTGCCCGGCGCGTCGTCCTCGGCGTATCGCTCGTGCTCGCTCATCGTCCCGCCCGTCACCCTTCTCCGAGCCCTCGCCTCCGGCGGGGCGACGGAACCGGGTCCGCCGCGCTCCTCCGCAGGCGCGCTCTGCACGGCACCGTCCCTGCCGACCTGCGCGGAGTCGTCCTCCGGGTGTGGTCTGGCCTGCTCGGGGATGCCGTCGATGCCGTCGGTCATGCGTCGGGATCCGGTCGCCGGGCCGACGGCCTCCGACGACAGCTCCCGTGTGCCACGCTCTTCGTCCCGCACCGGACCGTCCCCGTTCCTCACGCCGGCCCGGGACCCGCGCCGCGCTGTTTGTAGAGGCTGATCGACACGGTCTTGTCCTCGTCGACGGCGGACGAGACCTTGCCCGCGAGGGCCGAGAGCACGGTCCACGCGAAAGTGTCACGCGAAGGGGCGTGACCGTCCGTGGTCGGCGCCGACACCGTGACCTCCAGCGAGTCGTCGACGAGCCGGAAGACACAACTGAGCACGGAGCCGGGCACAGCCTGCTGAAGCAGGATCGCGCAGGCCTCGTCCACGGCGATGCGCAGATCCTCGATCTCGTCCAGGGTGAAGTCCAAGCGGGCCGCCAGACCGGCCGTGGCCGTCCGCAGCACCGACAGGTAGGCACCCGCAGCCGGCAGACGGACTTCCACGAAGTCCTGGTTCGCCGTGGGTTCGCCTGCGATCTGGGACACCCTCACCTCCATGGTGGTACAAGCTTTACGGGGCCGAGGGTCGCCCCCCGGGGTAACGCGTACATGGTTCCGCGGTGACGCTATCGCGCTCGGAACGATCCTGTCCCCGGGACCCCGACCCCCTGGCGTCACTCACAGTAAAGCTGTGGATACGCTCCGTGTCTAGAGGGTTCGCGGGCCCAAATGGGAAGAGCGCGCGCCGGGTTGACGTACCCAGACGTCAGACGCTCGAACCGTCCCCGAGAGCGGTGGCGGCCGCGTGCCGTCTCCCGTGCAGTGTCACACGAGAACGTGGTCGACGAAGCACCACCGCCAGTCCTCGCCGGGTTCGAAGGTCCGCATCACCGGGTGACCGGACTCCGTGTGGTGCGCCGTCGCGTGCTGCTTCGGCGAGGAGTCGCAGCAGCCGACGTGGCCACAGGTCAGGCAGAGCCGCAGCTGCACCGGGTGTGTCCCGTCCGCGAGACACTCCAGACAGGTTTCGCTGAGCGGCTCGGGGTCCGGGTGCGGCAGCGCGTCGGCGTGCGTGCACTGTTTCATGATTGCCAGATTACGACGGTCATGCCGGTGGCCGCGCGGAAAAACGAGGGCGGGCGAGGATCATGGACGTGATGCCGCTGCTGTTGCTGGTGGCGGGCAGCGCCGCGGTCGCCGGAGCGGCCCGCCGTAGTCCGGTGCCGGCCCCCCTGCTGCTGGTCGCGGCGGGACTCGCGGTCTCCTACGTCCCCGGCGTGCCGGACTACACCCTCCAGCCCGACGTCATCCTGCCGCTGCTGCTGCCCCCGCTGCTGTACACCTCGGCGAGCGACAGCTCCTACCTGGACCTGCGGGCCCAGAGCAGGCCGGTGGCGCTGCTGTCGGTCGGCTACGTGCTCTTCGCGACCGTCGTCGTCGGCTGGGCCGCCTACCGGCTGATCCCCGGCCTGCCGCTGACCGCCGCGCTGGTGCTCGGCGCGGTGGTGGCACCGCCGGACGCGGTGGCCGCCACCGCGGTCGCGCGGCGTGTCGGGCTGCCGTCCCGGATCACGACGATCCTCCAGGGCGAGTCCCTGCTGAACGACGCCACCGCGATCACCGCCTACAAGGTCGCCCTGGCCGCCGCCATCGGCGAGGGCGCGACCTGGTCGGGCGGCGTCACCGAGTTCCTGGTCGCCGCCGTCGGCGGTGTCGTCGTCGGCCTCGTCCTCATGGCGCCCCTGCACTGGCTCCGTACCCACCTGCGCGAACCCCTCCTGCAGAACACGCTGTCCCTGCTGATCCCGTTCGTCGCGTACAGCCTCGCCGAGCAGTTCCACGCCTCCGGAGTGCTCGCCGTCGTGGTCGTCGCCCTCTATATCGGCCACCGCGCGTGGGAGGTCGACTTCGCCACCCGGCTCCAGGAGGAGGCGGTGTGGAAGATGGTCGCCTTCATCCTGGAGTCGGCGGTCTTCGCCCTGATCGGCCTCCAGCTCCCGGTCGTCCTCAGGGGACTCGGCGCGTACGAGGGCGCCAAGGCCGCCGGGTACGCCGTCGTCCTCTTCCTCGTCGTCGTCCTGGCCCGGTTCGTCTGGGTCTACCCCGCGACCTTCGTGCCCCGCGCCCTGTCGGCGCGCATCAGGGAGCGCGAGGAGAACCTCACCTGGAAGGGCGCGCTGGTCACCAGCTGGGCCGGCATGCGCGGCGTGGTCTCCCTCGCCGTCGCCTTCTCCATCCCGGCCACCGTGCACGGCGGCCACCCCTTCCCGCAGCGCAACCTCATCCTCTTCCTGACCTTCACCACCGTCATCGGCACCCTGGTCGTCCAGGGCCTGAGCCTGCCCCCGCTGATCCACCTGCTGAAGTTTCCCGGCCGCGACCGGCAGGCCGAGACCCTCGCCGAGGCCAACGCCCAGGCGCAGGCCTCCCGCGCCGCCGAGATCCGCCTCGACGAACTCCTCGCCGACGAGCGCAACGCCCTGCCCCCGCCACTCGCCGACCGCCTGCGCAGCGTCCTGGAGCGCCGCCGCAACGCCGTCTGGGAACGGCTCGGCCAGGTCAACCCGGTCACCGGCGAATCCGTCGACGACACCTACCGCCGGCTGTCCCGCGACATGATCAGCGTCGAACGCCAGGTCTTCGTCACGCTCCGTGACCACCGCTACATCGACGACGAGATGCTGCGCGCGCTGCTGCGGCGCCTCGACCTGGAGGAGGCGGCGGCTTACCGGGAGGCGGGGTGAGCGGGGGCCGGCCGCCGGGTCCACCGGTCTGTCCGGTCGGGCCGGCCAGGCCGCCGGGCCCACCGGGTCACCCCCTAGGTCGCCGGGAACGGCCGTCCGGTGATCACCGCTGCGACCGTCGTCCCGGGCGCGAAGGCGCCCTCCCCGGCCAGGGTGACAAGTCCGTACAGCAACTTGGCGACATAGAGACGCTCGACGGGCAGCCCGTGCCGCCGCTCGAAATCCCCGGCGAAGGCGTCGAGCTCGGGTGTCGTGCGGGCGTAGCCGCCGAAATGGAAGCGGTCGTCGAGGGACCAGGTGCCGGTGCGGGCGCCGAATGCGCGCTCCTGGAGGGCCTGTATGTCCGCCTCCAGGAAGCCGCCCTTGAGGACCGGGACGCCGAGGGCACGCTGTTCCGTGTCCAGTCCGGCGGCGAGTCCGGCGAGGGTGCCGCCGGTGCCGCAGGCCACCGCCACGACATCGGCCCGGCCGCGCAGCTCCGCGCCGAGCGCCCGGCAGCCCCGTACCGCCTCCGCGTTGCTGCCGCCCTCGGGGACGGCGTACGCGTCCTCGGCGCCGGCCGCGCGCAGGATCGCCGCCAGCGTCTCCGGCTCGCTCTTGCGCCGGTACGTCGATCTGTCGACGAAGTGCAGCCGCATGCCGTCGGCCGAGCAGCGGGCGAGGGACGGGTTGAGCGGCCGGTCGGCCAGTTCCTGACCGCGGACCACGCCGACCGTCGGCAGCCCGAGGAGGCGTCCCGCGGCGGCCGTGGCCCGCAGGTGGTTGGAGTAGGCACCGCCGAAGGTGACGAGCGCCCGCCCCCGCGCGGCCTCGATGTTCGGCACCAGCTTGCGCCACTTGTTGCCGATCAGCTCCGGGTGGACCAGGTCGTCCCGCTTGAGCAGCAGGCGCACCCCCCGGGCGGAGAAACGATCGTCCCGGACCTCCTGGAGGGGCGAGGGGAGCGCGGGTGCGAGCGGGTCTGGGCTGGTCACGCGCCCATTGTCACCCGAGGTGGCCACGCGGTCGGGCGGCCAAGTGGTCGGGCGGTTGGGCTGCCAGGCAGCGGGGTGGCCGGGCGGGGCCTCAGTCCTTCAGGCGCTCCTCGATCCGGTCCCGCAGCCACGCCATCGTGAAGCCCCGCGGATCCACCTTGCCCGGCTGCCACTCCTTGTGGCCGATGACCGACCGCTGCGTCCAGCCGTGGTGGCGGCAGACGGCCGCGGCGACGCGGACGATCGCCTCCAGCTGCGCCTCGGGCCAGGGGTCCTCGCCGTCGCCGAGGTTCTCGCACTCGAAGCCGTAGAAGTGCCGGTTGCCGTCGGTGTTCGCCTCGTTGTCCGGCGGCAGCCGCTTCTCGGCGATCACCGCGCGCAGGACCTCGTCGTCGCCGAAGCCGGCGTGATTGGTGCGGCCGTAGCCCACCAGGTGGACCGTGCCGTCCTTGGTGATCACACCGTGGCACAGCGGGCCCGGCAGATCCGCGTGGCCGTCCCTGCAGAGCTCCACGGTGTGCGCGCTTCCCCGCGTCACCGTGTGATGGATCATGACACCGTGGACGGGCCCCCAGGGGCCCTTGTGGCTACGGTTGTGATGCCGCCAGTCGCCGACCTCGACGACCGTGACGGCTTCCGCCCTGAGCGCTTTCAGAAACCCGCTCGCGGACATGGGCAGAGCCATGACCGCCTCCTTCGTGCTGTGCCGGTGGCCGCTGGGCGCGGCCATCTCCTTGCCGGTGCTGTTCTCATCGACGCTTCTACCGAGAACCTGACGGCACCGACCACTCCGTTCGGACACCGTGCGAGCGAATCCGGACATGTCGCGGGTCGCGGGACCCCTGTGCAAGGTCCCTCTTTCTGCCCAGTAGTCGGATGATCCATTCCCGCTCTTTCGGGTAATAGTCCGGGCACGCTCCGTGATGGAAAGCTCGTCCCTGAGACCGGTGCCCGGGGAGATCCGGTACCGGGCGCCCGGTGCCGGACGTACGGCATACCGGGCGACGGCATACATGGGAGGGCATTTCGTTATGTCGGTAGGCGAAGAGGTCCGCACGGATCAGGGCAAGCCGCAGCAGTCCCTCGGTACGGCGGCGGCGCGGAACCTGGCCACCACGACCAAGTCCGTGCCCCAGATGCAGGAGATCAGCTCCCGCTGGCTGCTGCGCACTCTGCCCTGGGTCGACGTGCACGGCGGCACGTACCGGGTGAACCGGCGGCTGACCTACGCCGTCGGAGACGGCCGCATCACCTTCGTGAAGACCGGGGACCAGGTCGAGGTCATCCCGGCGGAACTCGGCGAACTGCCCGCGCTGCGGTCGTACGAGGACGACGAGGTGCTCACCGAGCTGGCCCGGCGCTGCCGGCAGCGCGACTTCGCGCCCGGCGAGGTCATCGCCTCCTTCGGCAGCCAGGCCGACGAGGTGTACCTGCTGGCACACGGCAGGGTCGAGACGGTCGGCACGGGACCGTACGGCGACGACGCGGTCCTCGGAGTCCTCGCGGACGGCGCCTACTTCGGCGATCAGTCGCTGCTGGACCCGGACGCCATCTGGGAGTACACCGCCCGCGCCGACACCGCCTGCACGGTGCTGATCCTCAGCCGTCAGGACTTCGAGCAGGTCGCCGAGCGCGCCGACTCGCTGCGCGGCCACCTCCAGGAGCTGCGTGCGATCCCCGAACAGCAGACCAACAAGTACGGCGAGAAGGCGGTCGAGCTGGCGGCCGGCCACTCCGGCGAGCCGGACATCCCGAACACCTTCGTCGACTACGACGCCCGGCCGCGCGAGTACGAACTGAGCATCGCCCAGACCGTGCTGCGCATCCACTCGCGCGTGGCCGACCTGTACAACCAGCCGATGAACCAGACCGAGCAGCAGCTGCGGCTCACGGTCGAGGCGCTGAAGGAGCGCCAGGAGCACGAACTGGTCAACAACCGGGAGTTCGGGCTGCTGCACAACTGCGAGTACGACCAGCGGATCCAGCCGCACGACGGCGTGCCCGGCCCGGACGACATGGACGAGCTGCTCAGCCGGCGCCGCAGCACCAAGATGTTCCTCGCCCACCCGCGCGCGATCGCCGCGTTCGGGCGCGAGCTGAACAAGCGCGGGCTGGTCCCGGAGAGCATCGACGTCGGCGGCAACCGCATCCCCACCTGGCGGGGCGTGCCGATCTACCCGTGCAACAAGATCCCGGTCAGCGCGGCCCGCACGACCTCGATCATCGCCCTGCGGACCGGTGAGGCCGACCAGGGCGTCATCGGCCTGCGCCAGTCCGGCATCCCGGACGAGATCGAACCGAGCCTGTCGGTCCGCTTCATGGGCATCAACGAACAGGCCATCATCAAGTACCTGGTGACGGCCTACTACTCGGCCGCCGTCCTGGTACCCGACGCGCTCGGCGTGCTGGAGAACGTCGAGATCGGCCGGTGGAGGTGACGTCTGCGCACTTCGCGGTCGTGTCCCCGCCCTCCGGGGCGGGTACACCCTCGGGGTATGCGTCCAGCCGGAGCGGACGCGCCTTCGTCCGCGGACTCCGCGAGGGGGAGCGATGGCCGAGTTCATGACGGGGACCAGACGGCGTGCGTCCGGGGCGAAGCGGTCCGACGACGCCGCGGGGGAGGAGCCCGCGCCACCGGGACCGCACGAGCGGCCGGAGCCGGGCGGTGACGCCGGCGCCGGCCCGCTCGACGGGCAGGAGGCGGCGGCCCTGCTGGAGCGGACCCGGGCCCTCGTCGACCCGGAGCTGCGCGCGGCCGTCGAGTCGCTGCCCGGATCCATGCGCCGGGTCGCGCTGTACCACTTCGGCTGGGAGCAGGCGGACGGCACTCCGGCCGCCGGCAACGCCGGCAAGGCGATCAGGCCGGCGCTCGTGCTCGCCGCGGCCGCCGCGCTGGGCGGACACGAGGCGAGGGTGGCGGCCGTGCGGGCCGCCGCCGCGGTCGAACTGGTCCACAACTTCACGCTGTTGCACGACGACGTGATGGACCGGGACACCACGCGCCGGCACCGGCCCACGGCATGGACCGTGTTCGGTGTACCCGACGCGATCCTCGCCGGGGACGCCCTCCAGGCGCTGGCCGTACGCCTGCTCGCGGAGGACCCGCACCCGGCGTCCACACCGGCCGCCGCCCGGATCGCGGACTGTGTGATGGAGCTGTGCGCCGGACAGCACACGGACACGGCCATGGAGCGGCGCACACCCGACACGGTCACCCTCGACGAGGTGCTCGTCATGGCCGAGGCGAAGACCGGCGCCCTGCTGGGCTGCGCCTGCGCCCTCGGCGCGCTGTACGCGGGCGCCGGGGACGAGGACGTGGCCGCGCTGGACGGCTTCGGCCGCCAGGCCGGCCTCGCCTTCCAGCTGATCGACGACGTGATCGGCATATGGGGCGATCCGCGGCACACCGGCAAGCCGGCCGGCGCGGATCTCGCGGTGCGCAAGAAGTCCCTGCCGGTGGCGGCGGCGCTCGCCTCCGGCACCCCGGCGGCGGCCGAACTGGCCACGCTGTACGGGAAACCGCACATCGAGGGGGACGGTGACGACATCGCGCGGACGACGCTGGCCGTGGAACAGGCGGGCGGCCGGGACTGGGCGCAGGCCGAGGCGGCCGACCGGATGGCCCTCGCGATGCAGGAGCTGGCCCGCGCGGTACCGGCCCCCGAGACGGCGGGCGGTCTGCTGGCGCTGGCGGAGTTCGTGACCAGGCGCAGCAGCTGAGGCCGCCCGCCCGGCACCCCGCCGAGACCCCGGAGCCTTCGGACCCGTGCGGTTCCTGACCCCGCACGGCCCCCGGAGGCTCCGGCCCGTCGGGCCCCGCACATCCCCACAGTGTGCGGGTCCCGACGCTCTGCGCACTCTGGCTCCCTGGCAGGCAGGCGGAGCGCGAGGCCCCGTCGGACGGCCGCCCCGTGCCAGACCGGCAGGGGGAGCGCCGGCACCCGGGCCGTCCTACCCTGGGGACATGGACAGGGAGGCCCACGTCTGTCCCGTCTGCGGACAGCCCGTCGACACGGTCGTGGGGCGGCACAAGACACTGGGTGCCTGGGTGCCCGTGTGGAAAGCCGGCCCGTGCCGCAACCCCGGCTGCGAGTCCTACGGCGAGACCTCCGCTCCAGCCGCACCGACGGCCGAGGAAGCGGAGCCGGAACCGGATCCGGACGGTCCCGTCGCCAAGCGGTCCTGAGCGCGGAGGCGGGAGTCCCGGTGCGGCCGAGGCCGTAGCGTGAGCCCATGCACAAGCCGCCGTACATCCTGCACATCACCGAGCGCTCCCTGTGGGAGACGGCCCGTGAGCGGGGCACCTACGAGGTGTCCACGCGCGGTCGCACCCTCCAGGAGGTGGGGTTCATCCACTTCTCCACCCGCGAGCAACTGCCCCGCGTCGCGGCCTTCTTGTACGGCGACCACGAAGGACCGGACGAACTGGTGGTGCTGGTCGTGGATCCGGCACGGCTGGAAGTGCCGGTGAGATACGAGGCCATGCCGCCGAAGGGCGAGGAGTTCCCGCACGTGTACGGCCCCGTGCCCGTGGACGCCGTGGTGGACGTGGAGCCCTGGGACTGACCACGCAGGCGCCGCCCGCGGGCGACGCGGCTGCCCCGAGTGGTCGGCAGAGCTGAGCGGGATTGGCCGCGCCCGGTACGGCAGCAGGGCCCGGACCGCGCGTCGCGGTCCGGGCCCTGCCCCGTGCGGTGCCGCCCTGCGGCGGCGGTGCGTCAGCTCTGTGCGGGTTCGTCGCCCGCCTGCCCGGTGCTCTCGGCTGCGTCTGTCTTCTCGCGCATCTTGCGTACCAGCTCCGCCTTCTTGTCCGCTGCGTTCTTGCGGTCGAGGTTGCGGTGCGGACCGTGGTTCTGCCGTTCGGCGCGGGACAGCTTCTTGCGCTGGCCGCCGCCCTGGCCCACGGGGTTGTTGATGTTCTTGCTGTCGGTCACGGGTTCTCCCGGTAATGATGTGAAGTGATCTACGGATCCACGGTGGGGGACGGGAGGCGACGTCGAAGGACGTCAGCAGAGGCCCGTCACGTTCTCACTCGTGAATCGGTGGCTGGAAGAACATGACAACGACGTTACCCGGTTCCGTCGGCCCCGCACGCCAGCCTTCCGTTGCCCTTCGACGCGACCATCGACCGTGCCCGCGCCCTCGTCGCCGACTGCATCGCCCGCCACGGCGCGTACGAGATCACCTGCCTCGGCGGGATCCTCGTCTGCCGTCGGTGAGTTCGGTCCAGCGGCGGCCAACTCGCGGCGGGCGGACCCGGTCGGCGAGGTCGGACACGCGCCCGACGCCATCGCGCTGCGGATCTACGCGCACCTGGGCCGGGAAAAAGAAGACCGCACCCGCTCCGTCAGGGACGCCGTGCTCGGCGTACTGCGGACCGGGTGCGGACAGCCAGGCGATGCGACCCGCGAAGCCGCAGGTCAGACAGCCTAGGTAAAGATCAAGCCTTCTTGGTCTCCCAGAAGATCTTGTCGATCTGGGCGATGTAGTCCAGCGCCTTCTGGCCCGTCGCCGGGTCGGTGGACGCCTTGGCCGCCGACAGGGACTTCACAGCCTCGTTGAGCAGGGTGTGCAGCTCGGGGTAGCTGTCGAAGTGCGGGGGCTTGAAGTAGTCGCTCCACAGCACGTCCAGGTGGTGCTTGGCGAGCTCGGCGCGCTGCTCCTTGATCACCGTGGCACGGATCTGGAAGTGCGGGTCGTCGTTGGCGGCCATCTTGTCCTGGATGGCCTTCACCGACTCCGCCTCGATGCGGGCCTGAGCCGGGTCGTACACACCGCAGGGCAGGTCGCAGTGTGCGCTGACCTTGACCTTGGGGGCAAACAGGCGGGAAAGCATGGAGCATTCCTTCCTCGTGATCGTCTTCTCAGGTGGGACATTACTCCCTGCGGGAGGGGTTTTCCCGAGTGCCCCCCAGGGCTTAGGACAAAAGTCCAGGGTGAGACTGAGACTGTGGAGGAACGGACCGGGGAGGTGCCGGGGATGCCGGAGCTGTCGCAGGAGACCGAGCGGGGGAGGGCGGTGGCGCCCTTCGGACTGGCTGAGGTGACGGGGCCGTCCATGGTGCCCACACTGCATCACGGGGACCGGCTGCTGCTGCAGTACGGGGCTCCGGTCAGGGCGGGCGACATCGTGGTGCTGCGCCATCCGTTCCAGCAGGACCTGCTGGTCGTCAAGCGGGCCGTGGAGCGGCGCGAGGGCGGCTGGTGGGTGCTCGGGGACAACCCGTACGCGGGCGGGGACAGCACCGACTACGGCGTCGTACCCGAGGAGCTGATCCTGGGGAAGGCGCGGTTGCGCTACCGGCCGCTCAGGAGCGATCAGCGTTCGCCGCTGGCGCTGGCGCGCTGGGCGTTCTCGGCCGCCAGGCCGCTGTTCTCCGGCCGGTCGGCCTCCAGGCGCTTGCGGGCCCGGTAGGCGGCCACGTTGGCGCGGGTCGCGCAGCGGTCGGAGCAGTAGCGCCGGGAGCGGTTCGTGGAGGTGTCCAGGTAGGCGTTGCGGCAGGGGGCCGCCTGGCACAGGCCGAGGCGGTCGACGCCGTACTCGGTCAGGTGGAAGGCCAGCCCCATCGCGGCGATGGCCGCGTAGCCGGCGGTCGCGTTGGACGGGTGGTCGGCCAGGTGCATGTGCCACAGGGGGCGGCCGTCGTCGTCGCGGTGGTCGTGGCCGGAGATCTGCGGGCTGACCGGGAACTCCAGCAGCAGGGAGTTCAGCAGGTCCACGGCCAGGGTCTCGTCGCCCTGGTCGGCCGCCTCGAAGACCGCGCGCAGCCGGCCGCGGACCGAGCGGAACCGGGTGACGTCGGCGTCGGTGACGCGGCGGCCCGCCGACGCGTTGCCGCCGAAGAGGTCACGGACGGCCTCGACCGAGGTCAGCGCGTCCTTGCCCCGGGCCGGCTCCTCGCTGTTGACGA comes from the Streptomyces sp. NBC_00820 genome and includes:
- a CDS encoding CGNR zinc finger domain-containing protein; translated protein: MELAYYSDYAVRLVNSEEPARGKDALTSVEAVRDLFGGNASAGRRVTDADVTRFRSVRGRLRAVFEAADQGDETLAVDLLNSLLLEFPVSPQISGHDHRDDDGRPLWHMHLADHPSNATAGYAAIAAMGLAFHLTEYGVDRLGLCQAAPCRNAYLDTSTNRSRRYCSDRCATRANVAAYRARKRLEADRPENSGLAAENAQRASASGER
- the sodX gene encoding nickel-type superoxide dismutase maturation protease, producing the protein MPELSQETERGRAVAPFGLAEVTGPSMVPTLHHGDRLLLQYGAPVRAGDIVVLRHPFQQDLLVVKRAVERREGGWWVLGDNPYAGGDSTDYGVVPEELILGKARLRYRPLRSDQRSPLALARWAFSAARPLFSGRSASRRLRAR